In the bacterium genome, AGTTGTAGGAGTTGCACCTGGAATACTTGAACCTACTGCTTTAAGGAATCCTGAATATGAAAGAGCACTTGCCTATACAAGAGGAATAACGGTTGAGGAATTGAGAAAGTCATATGAAAAAATTTCAATACCATTAAAAAGAGTTGGAAAACTTGAAGAGGTAGCAAATCTTGTTTGTTTTTTAATATCTGAT is a window encoding:
- a CDS encoding SDR family oxidoreductase is translated as VVGVAPGILEPTALRNPEYERALAYTRGITVEELRKSYEKISIPLKRVGKLEEVANLVCFLISDLASYITGTTINISGGKSRA